From a single Lolium rigidum isolate FL_2022 chromosome 7, APGP_CSIRO_Lrig_0.1, whole genome shotgun sequence genomic region:
- the LOC124676611 gene encoding uncharacterized protein LOC124676611: protein MLLLRSHRPPCRLPLLPDIHRITMSSSSSSTPAPASSAAADYHCRTKHSLTAGYARGPGRLDWANQPNPFLRFSPSSLIALPNPPPLPLLSPVHYPALFHSPPPPPQPLSLDSLSDLLFHSLALSAWKSAGASTWSLRVNPSSGNLHPTEAHLLFHHPEQEPRRLVLAHYAPRDHLLEIRATGPADNPSALLPPPATALLALSSIFWREAWKYGERALRYCNHDVGHALAAVAVAAATLGWDARLLDGLSDQDLGRLVGVDKGCPAPPPDNDVVTSRGKAPWVERHHPDCALLLFPVGSEPEVDYARISDALRGFDAVEWAGKANGLSKNHVVWDVIYRTAEAVKKHRPEPGEQFSVSPWRRSAELSEGLYKERTVQEVVRQRRSAVDMDGMHVMSKEQFYQMLLHCLPSGEVGPGERQGPQSALPFRVLPWDAEVHAALFVHRVSGLPKGLYFLVRNEEHFDTLRHAMRQDFEWARPEGCPDGLPLYRLLKGDCERLAMQISCLQDIASHGCFSLGMIARFEAVLRDKGEWMYPRLFWETGVLGQVLYLEAHAVGISATGIGCYFDDAVHEVLGLKDLEFQSLYHFTVGAPVLDKRIMSLPAYPGPGIDA, encoded by the exons ATGCTCCTCCTCCGCTCCCACCGCCCCCCTtgccgccttcctctcctccccgacatccaccgcatcaccatgtcgtcctcctcctcctcgaccccGGCGCCGGCCTCGTCAGCGGCAGCGGACTACCACTGCCGCACCAAGCACAGCCTCACCGCCGGCTACGCGCGCGGCCCGGGCCGCCTCGACTGGGCCAACCAGCCCAACCCCTTCCTCCGCTTCTCCCCTTCCTCGCTAATCGCTCTCCCCAACCCGCCTCCGCTTCCGCTTCTCTCCCCCGTCCACTACCCGGCCCTCTTCCActccccgccgcctccgccgcagcCGCTCTCGCTCGACTCCCTCTCCGACCTCCTCTTCCACTCGCTCGCCCTCTCCGCCTGGAAGTCCGCCGGCGCCTCCACGTGGTCCCTCCGCGTCAACCCCAGCAGCGGCAACCTCCACCCCACCGAGGCCCACCTCCTCTTCCACCACCCGGAGCAGGAGCCCCGCCGCCTCGTCCTCGCCCACTACGCGCCCCGCGACCACCTCCTCGAGATTCGCGCCACCGGGCCCGCTGACAACCCTTCGGCTCTACTGCCACCGCCCGCGACCGCGCTCCTCGCGCTCTCGTCCATCTTCTGGCGGGAGGCTTGGAAGTACGGCGAACGGGCGCTGCGCTACTGCAACCACGACGTGGGCCACGCGCTGGCCGCCGTCGCGGTTGCCGCGGCCACGCTTGGGTGGGACGCCCGGTTGCTGGACGGCTTGTCCGATCAAGACCTTGGCAGGCTAGTGGGAGTGGACAAAGGCTGCCCTGCCCCCCCTCCGGACAATGATGTGGTGACGAGCAGGGGCAAGGCGCCCTGGGTTGAGAGGCATCACCCGGATTGCGCTCTTCTTCTGTTCCCTGTGGGCTCAGAGCCGGAGGTGGACTACGCCCGGATAAGCGATGCTCTGAGGGGATTTGATGCAGTGGAGTGGGCGGGCAAGGCAAATGGGCTGAGCAAGAATCATGTGGTGTGGGATGTCATATACCGCACGGCCGAGGCGGTCAAGAAGCATCGTCCCGAGCCCGGCGAGCAGTTCTCGGTGAGCCCATGGCGCAGGAGTGCAGAGCTATCTGAAGGGCTGTATAAGGAACGGACGGTGCAGGAGGTGGTGCGGCAGCGGAGGAGTGCGGTTGACATGGATGGGATGCACGTGATGTCGAAGGAACAGTTTTATCAGATGCTCTTGCATTGCTTGCCTTCAGGCGAGGTTGGCCCGGGGGAGCGACAGGGACCGCAGAGCGCTCTACCGTTCCGCGTGTTGCCATGGGATGCAGAGGTGCATGCTGCGCTGTTCGTGCACCGTGTCTCAGGGCTGCCCAAGGGGCTGTACTTCTTGGTGAGGAACGAGGAGCATTTTGATACGTTACGACATGCTATGAGGCAGGACTTCGAGTGGGCTcggccagaggggtgccctgatgGCCTCCCACTGTATAGACTGTTGAAAGGAGACTGCGAGAGGTTGGCAATGCAGATTTCATGCTTGCAG GATATTGCCTCACATGGATGCTTTAGCCTTGGGATGATTGCACGATTTGAAGCTGTGCTGCGTGACAAAGGTGAATGGATGTATCCTCGTTTATTCTGGGAGACTGGTGTTCTTGGTCAAGTTCTCTACCTTGAGGCGCATGCTGTAGGAATATCTGCCACAGGGATTGGTTGCTACTTTGATGATGCCG TTCATGAGGTACTTGGTTTGAAAGATTTGGAGTTTCAAAGCTTGTACCATTTTACCGTTGGCGCCCCTGTACTTGACAAGCGGATTATGAGTCTCCCTGCCTACCCAGGTCCAGGGATTGATGCATGA